In Camelina sativa cultivar DH55 chromosome 16, Cs, whole genome shotgun sequence, a single window of DNA contains:
- the LOC104754016 gene encoding ubiquitin carboxyl-terminal hydrolase 21-like: MQALQDHIKLALKSSGSYITTNQFRDNLNHFSPDFQINNQEDAYEFLQSFLDKLERCLIPRNNSPGSVSSQDVNIVDHVFGGRLMSRLHCRNCNSFSDTLETSLGWSLEIEDVDNLSNALESFTRVEQLEDQLTCDNSKEKVSKEKQFQLDKLPLVATFHLKRFKNDGLMMKKISKHVEFPLELDLLPYMSGNQDSQVSTKYHLYAIVEHLGYRASFGHYSSYVRSAPETWHKFDDAKVTRISEDDALSTNAYILFFVREGTPTFSSAFEVSKPWYEASPLYSSPRSVLESSWREEYAFDHDNENGDNLKLSTMPVLGTSWTEKSAFGHDYENSDNFTFSTKPVLETSWRDKCVSDHSYENVSTSNKACNYPVGVSILDINNLDLRCYESQEQVFHSADSDSNSYMSDNFESPKADKTFAETSSEQEEPNLSPERKGTISLALIALVLITVNLWRILRKIMYPQLRLSLYH, translated from the exons ATGCAGGCTCTCCAAGATCATATTAAGCTTGCTCTCAAGTCTTCAGGATCTTATATAACGACGAATCAGTTTCGTGATAATCTAAATC ATTTTTCACCTGACTTTCAGATAAACAACCAAGAAGATGCCTATGAGTTTCTACAGTCGTTTTTGGATAAGTTAGAGAGATGTTTGATTCCGAGAAATAATAGCCCTGGCTCTGTCTCTTCTCAAGATGTCAACATTGTTGATCACGTCTTCGGTGGCCGTCTCATGAGTAGG CTTCATTGCCGCAATTGCAATTCCTTTTCTGACACATTAGAAACCTCTCTCGGATGGAGTCTGGAAattgaagatgttgataacCTTTCGAACGCGCTAGAGTCTTTTACCCGTGTTGAACAACTCGAGGATCAGTTAACCTGTGATAACTCTAAGGAGAAAGTTTCAAAGGAGAAGCAATTTCAGCTCGATAAATTGCCATTGGTCGCAACATTCCACCTGAAGAGATTCAAGAATGATGGactaatgatgaagaagatatcCAAACATGTCGAGTTCCCTTTGGAGTTGGACTTGCTTCCTTACATGAGCGGTAACCAAGATTCCCAA GTTTCTACAAAATACCATCTCTATGCCATTGTGGAGCATCTTGGATATAGAGCATCTTTTGGTCATTACTCCTCTTATGTGAGATCAGCTCCTGAGACATGGCATAAGTTTGATGACGCCAAG GTCACAAGAATCAGCGAAGATGATGCTCTATCAACAAATgcgtatatattattttttgtaagagAAGGAACTCCTACGTTTTCTAGTGCTTTCGAAGTGTCGAAACCTTGGTATGAAGCTAGTCCATTATATTCTTCACCAAGGTCAGTGCTTGAGAGTAGCTGGAGAGAAGAGTATGCATTTGATCACGATAATGAGAATGGCGATAATTTAAAGTTGTCAACAATGCCAGTGCTTGGGACTAGCTGGACAGAGAAGTCTGCATTTGGTCACGATTATGAGAATAGCGATAATTTCACGTTTTCAACAAAGCCAGTGCTTGAGACTAGCTGGAGAGACAAGTGTGTATCTGATCACAGTTATGAGAATGTCAGTACTTCCAACAAAGCATGTAACTACCCGGTGGGAGTATCGATCCTGgatataaataatttagatCTACGTTGTTATGAGTCTCAGGAACAAGTGTTTCATTCAGCAGACAGTGATAGTAATTCTTACATGAGTGATAATTTCGAGTCACCTAAGGCTGATAAAACATTTGCTGAGACCTCTTCAGAACAAGAAGAGCCTAATTTGTCTCCAGAACGCAAAGGTACTATCTCTTTAGCATTGATAGCTTTAGTCTTAATTACCGTAAACCTGTGGAGGATACTAAGAAAGATAATGTATCCTCAGTTAAGACTATCTCTTTACCATTGA
- the LOC104752302 gene encoding uncharacterized protein LOC104752302 yields MGWAGRGSLLHHIAILLNTVVFEYISCFLSFSSSKFQFSSLLDPPPSELVVAAASLLIAAFSCINISRRKLPFKYMRKNVMDANSTFDSDLIHAIFKHIWARRFRERERSDAIDATEAEVALGTTKKNRLASANANALKLSCELLKSFVSEAVQRAAIIAEAEGMDKIEGTHLERILPQLLLDF; encoded by the exons ATGGGCTGGGCCGGACGGGGCTCATTACTCCACCACATTGCGATTTTACTAAACACTGTcgtttttgaatatatttcgtgctttctttctttttcgtcTTCCAAATTCCAGTTTTCTTCcctccttgatcctcctccatCTGAGCTCGTCGTCGCCGCCGCCTCACTGTTAATCGCTGCCTTCAGTTGTATCAACATCTCAAG GAGGAAGCTTCCTTTTAAATACATGCGCAAAAACGTCATGGACGCCAACAGTACCTTCGACTCT GATCTGATTCACGCCATTTTCAAGCACATTTGGGCTCGAAGGTTTCGCG AAAGGGAGAGGAGCGATGCCATTGATGCTACTGAAGCTGAG GTTGCTTTGGGAACAACCAAGAAGAACAGGCTTGCTTCTG CCAACGCAAATGCTTTAAAGCTCAGCTGTGAACTTCTCAAGAGTTTTGTCTCAG AGGCTGTGCAGCGCGCTGCTATAATCGCTGAAGCTGAGGGAATGGACAAGATTGAAGGTACTCATTTAGAGAGGATTCTTCCCCAGCTTCTTTTGGACTTTTAA
- the LOC104752305 gene encoding alpha-1,3/1,6-mannosyltransferase ALG2-like produces the protein MGEKEASKMNIAIIHPDLGIGGAERLIVDAAVELASHGHKVHVFTSHHDKSRCFEETLSGIFQVTVYGSFLPRHIFYRLHAVCAYLRCLFVALCVLLCWSSFDVILVDQVSVVVPLLKLKRSSKVVFYCHFPDLLLAKHTTALRRMYRKPIDFIEEQTTGMADMILVNSNFTASTFANTFKRLNAQGSRPAVLYPAVNIDLFNEPHTYKLNFLSINRFERKKNIDLAVSAFAMLCKHKQNLADVTLTVAGGYDERLKENVEYLEELRSLAEKEGVSDRVNFITSCSTAERNELLSGCLCALYTPTDEHFGTVPLEAMAAYKPVIACNSGGPVETVKNGVTGYLCEPTPEDFSSAMARFIEDPELAKRMGGEARNHVVESFSVKTFGQKLNQYLVDVVLSPKED, from the exons ATGGGGGAAAAAGAAGCTTCAAAGATGAACATCGCCATCATACATCCAGATCTTGGGATAG GTGGAGCAGAGAGATTGATCGTCGATGCGGCGGTTGAGCTTGCGTCCCACGGTCATAAAGTTCATGTCTTTACCTCTCACCACGACAAATCCAGATGCTTCGAGGAAACTCTCTCCG GTATCTTTCAAGTTACGGTGTATGGATCTTTCCTGCCACGGCATATTTTCTACCGACTACACGCAGTGTGTGCATATTTGCGGTGCTTGTTTGTTGCTCTCTGTGTTCTTTTGTGTTGGTCTTCGTTCGATGTTATACTTGTAGACCAGGTTTCAGTCGTAGTCCCATTGCTCAAACTTAAAAGGTCATCAAAG GTTGTTTTCTACTGCCATTTCCCGGATCTCTTGCTAGCTAAGCATACAACAGCACTTAGACGGATGTATCGGAAACCCATTGATTTCATCGAAGAACAAACCACAG GGATGGCTGATATGATCCTTGTTAACAGTAACTTCACGGCATCAACATTTGCCAATACATTTAAAAGGCTAAATGCACAAGGAAGTCGCCCAGCTGTACTTTACCCAGCAGTCAATATTGATCTGTTCAATGAACCCCATACTTATAA GTTGAATTTCCTCTCCATAAACCGCTTTGAGAGGAAAAAGAACATCGATCTAGCCGTTTCAGCTTTTGCTATGCTATGCAAACATAAGCAAAATCTGGCTGATGTTACCCTTACCGTTGCAG GTGGATATGACGAGCGATTGAAGGAGAATGTTGAGTACTTAGAGGAGCTCAGAAGTTTAGCCGAGAAAGaaggagtttctgatcgagttAACTTCATTACATCTTGTTCAACCGCTGAAAGAAATGAACTTCTCTCTGGTTGCTTGTGCGCTCTCTACACGCCCACG GATGAGCATTTTGGTACTGTTCCATTAGAAGCAATGGCTGCATACAAACCCGTGATTGCCTGCAACAGCGGTGGCCCTGTGGAGACAGTAAAGAATGGAGTAACAGGCTATCTTTGTGAACCGACTCCAGAAGATTTCAGTTCGGCAATGGCTAGATTCATCGAAGATCCTGAATTGGCGAAGAGAATGGGAGGTGAGGCCAGGAATCATGTCGTCGAATCATTCTCTGTGAAGACGTTTGGACAGAAGTTGAATCAGTATCTCGTTGATGTCGTATTAAGTCCTAAAGAAGATTGA
- the LOC104752303 gene encoding uncharacterized protein LOC104752303, which yields MNLYDDESLKQEVIYLHSLWHQGPPTRNPIPSPNFNPVQRPSRPNYIPPADLQLLSRYGAVTPQKIISRNPNNPPILYNNKRPRPDSGPEWPVKELLQSPSTGSGWPEQRPCKKARPITEEEKASLAANLLQRDIHRTCREFFGNKSGEDDSDEGDEDQSFEFLTRVFEENNGKLKEYYEKNTGNGEFWCLVCGGTGEKSCRKFKSCLALIQHSLSINKTDLKTQHRALAQVVCNVLGWDVNNPVVSSQKDAHQTVGVEVVVEGASELRSDLKIPQEKQRVMSVEEHAKAALLLMQQNASEAFKDIFAKDGTGSVEENGDENFSEELELISRVFSENVELKSHYEKNYEGGVFICLVCCAATDKKLIKRFKHCYGVVHHCTKVPKMKIRAHKAFARFVCELLGWDFELLPRRVMKGVTPLAISNANQNNENPSSVIEEHMCEDKADKTTGQQ from the exons ATGAATCTGTACGACGATGAATCTCTGAAGCAAGAAGTAATCTACCTTCACTCGCTCTGGCACCAAGGTCCTCCGACCCGAAACCCAATCCCTAGCCCTAATTTCAACCCGGTTCAACGACCCAGCAGGCCCAATTACATCCCGCCGGCGGATTTGCAACTTCTCTCTCGATATGGAGCTGTTACTCCACAGAAGATCATATCCAGAAACCCTAACAATCCTCCAATTCTCTACAATAACAAGCGTCCGAGGCCTGATTCGGGCCCAGAATGGCCTGTGAAGGAACTGCTTCAGTCTCCTTCTACGGGATCTGGATGGCCTGAACAAAGGCCGTGTAAGAAGGCGCGACCTATTACGGAGGAGGAGAAAGCGAGTTTGGCTGCGAATTTGCTTCAGAGAGATATCCATCGAACCTGTCGCGAGTTCTTCGGTAACAAATCAGGGGAAGATGATAGTGATGAAGGAGATGAGGATCAGTCGTTTGAGTTTTTGACGAGAGTGTTTGAAGAGAATAATGGGAAGCTTAAGGAATACTATGAGAAGAACACTGGGAATGGAGAATTCTGGTGTTTGGTTTGTGGTGGCACTGGAGAGAAGAGCTGTAGGAAGTTCAAGAGCTGTTTGGCTTTAATTCAGCATTCGCTTTCCATTAACAAGACGGATTTGAAAACTCAGCATAGAGCTCTTGCGCAAGTTGTTTGCAATGTTCTTGGTTGGGACGTTAACAACCCTGTTGTTTCGAGCCAGAAGGACGCTCATCAG actGTGGGCGTAGAGGTGGTTGTGGAAGGTGCATCTGAGCTGCGTTCAGACTTGAAGATTCCTCAGGAGAAACAACGGGTCATGTCTGTTGAAGAACACGCAAAGGCTGCCTTGTTACTAATGCAACAGAATGCATCCGAAGCTTTCAAAGACATTTTTGCCAAGGATGGTACTGGTTCAGTTGAGGAGAACGGTGATGAAAATTTTTCTGAGGAGTTGGAGTTAATATCTAGAGTTTTCTCAGAGAATGTTGAGCTCAAGAGTCACTATGAGAAAAACTATGAAGGTGGAGTATTTATCTGTCTGGTGTGTTGTGCTGCGACTGATAAGAAATTGATCAAAAGATTCAAACACTGTTATGGAGTTGTTCACCATTGTACTAAAGTACCGAAAATGAAGATACGAGCTCACAAGGCTTTTGCTCGGTTTGTCTGTGAACTACTTGGCTGGGATTTTGAGCTTCTACCACGTAGAGTAATGAAAGGCGTTACCCCTCTTGCTATTTCTAATGCTAACCAGAACAATGAGAACCCGTCATCTGTGATCGAG GAACATATGTGCGAAGATAAAGCTGATAAAACCACAGGCCAACAATGA
- the LOC104754017 gene encoding putative wall-associated receptor kinase-like 16, translated as MSNRIRIAAQVAAAIVYLHVGKSRPLIHRHVKTGNVLLDDNLNAKLFDFGLSLEIPLGETYVQALVEGTIGFIAPESVDTGKFNEKTDVFAFGATFIELLTGREPHDVFNEASRDLFPSLTPAAESSLRPVPLPTRRDLLVFLK; from the exons ATGAGTAATCG GATTCGTATCGCTGCTCAGGTCGCAGCTGCGATTGTTTATCTCCATGTTGGCAAATCAAGACCTCTGATCCATAGACATGTGAAGACAGGTAACGTTTTACTGGACGATAACTTAAACGCCAAGCTATTTGATTTCGGACTTTCCCTAGAAATTCCTTTAGGTGAGACCTATGTACAAGCATTGGTTGAAGGAACAATAGGGTTTATAGCTCCAGAGTCAGTAGATACCGGAAAATTTAACGAGAAGACTGATGTTTTCGCATTTGGTGCTACGTTTATTGAGCTCCTGACTGGAAGAGAGCCTCATGATGTGTTCAATGAAGCCTCTCGTGATCTGTTTCCAAGCCTCACTCCAGCTGCAGAGTCTTCTCTAAGGCCTGTTCCTTTACCCACAAGAAGAGATCTTTTGGTGTTCTTGAAATAA
- the LOC104752306 gene encoding epidermis-specific secreted glycoprotein EP1-like, with the protein MLRFNILLITALAISSVLVVMAQVPPEKQFRVLNEPAYAPYITEYDASYRFLDSPNQSFFTFPFQLMFYNTTPSAYVLALRVGTRRDMSFTRWIWDANRNNPVGDNSTLSLGRDGNLVLAELNGQVKWHTNTANKGVTGFQILPSGNMVLHDKNGKFVWQSFDHPTDTLLVGQSLKVNGVNKLVSRTSDVDGSDGPYSMVLDTKGLTMYVNKTGTPLVYGGWPDHDFRGTVTFAVTREFDNLTEPSAYELLLEPAPQPATNPGNNRRLLQVRPIGSGGGTLNLNKINYNGTISYLRLGYDGSLKAFSYFPAATYLEWEESFAFFSTYFVRQCGLPTFCGDFGYCNRGMCVGCPTPKGLLAWSDKCAAPKTTQFCSGGKGKTVNYYKIVGVEHFTGPYVNGGQGPISVGDCKVKCDRDCKCLGYFYKEKDKKCLIAPLLGTLIKDANISSVAYIKY; encoded by the coding sequence atgcTTCGGTTTAATATCTTACTAATCACGGCACTTGCCATATCCTCTGTTTTGGTGGTCATGGCCCAAGTCCCTCCCGAGAAACAATTCAGAGTCCTCAACGAACCAGCCTACGCTCCATATATAACCGAATACGACGCGAGCTACCGATTCCTCGACTCACCGAATCAGAGCTTCTTCACATTTCCTTTCCAGCTCATGTTCTACAATACTACTCCTAGCGCCTACGTGTTAGCTCTCCGAGTCGGCACCAGGCGTGACATGAGTTTCACTCGTTGGATCTGGGACGCCAATCGCAACAACCCCGTCGGAGACAACTCCACGCTCTCACTCGGCCGCGACGGCAACCTCGTACTCGCTGAGTTAAACGGCCAAGTCAAGTGGCACACAAACACAGCTAACAAAGGCGTCACCGGGTTCCAAATCTTGCCCAGCGGAAACATGGTGCTACACGACAAAAACGGCAAATTCGTTTGGCAGAGCTTCGATCACCCAACCGACACCCTCCTCGTCGGCCAATCTCTCAAAGTCAACGGAGTCAACAAACTCGTCAGCCGAACATCTGACGTGGACGGCTCAGATGGTCCGTACAGCATGGTGCTTGATACCAAAGGTTTAACCATGTACGTTAACAAAACCGGTACGCCGTTAGTTTACGGCGGATGGCCGGATCACGATTTCCGCGGCACCGTCACCTTCGCCGTTACACGAGAGTTCGATAACTTAACGGAGCCGTCAGCTTACGAGCTTCTCCTCGAACCCGCACCACAGCCTGCTACAAACCCGGGTAATAACCGCCGGTTACTCCAAGTCAGACCAATCGGAAGCGGCGGAGGAACTTTAAACCTAAACAAAATCAACTACAACGGAACGATTTCGTATCTAAGACTTGGATACGACGGTAGCCTCAAGGCCTTCTCGTATTTCCCAGCCGCGACGTATCTTGAATGGGAAGAGTCATTTGCTTTCTTCTCCACCTACTTCGTCCGTCAATGTGGCTTGCCGACGTTTTGTGGCGATTTCGGATATTGCAATCGTGGAATGTGCGTCGGATGCCCCACACCGAAAGGTCTGTTAGCTTGGAGTGATAAATGCGCCGCACCCAAAACGACGCAGTTTTGCAGCGGTGGCAAGGGTAAAACTGTAAACTATTACAAGATCGTTGGCGTTGAACATTTTACTGGGCCGTATGTTAATGGTGGACAAGGCCCGATTTCTGTAGGCGACTGCAAGGTCAAGTGCGATCGTGATTGCAAGTGTTTGGGTTACTTCTACAAAGAGAAGGACAAGAAATGTTTGATCGCTCCTCTTCTTGGTACACTTATCAAAGATGCCAACATTTCTTCTGTTGCTTACATCAAATATTAG
- the LOC104752307 gene encoding epidermis-specific secreted glycoprotein EP1-like → MSRFHILLVTLALAIATVSVVIAHVPPEKQFRVVNDGEFGEYITEYDASYRFIESSNQSFFTSPFQLLFYNTTPSAYVLALRVGLRRDESLMRWIWDANRNSPVGENATLSLGRNGNLVLAEADGRVKWQTNTANKGVTGFRILPNGNMVLHDKNGKFVWQSFDHPTDTLLNGQSLKVNGVNKLVSRTSDVDGSDGPYSMVLDTKGLTMYVNKTGTPLVYGGWTDHDFRGTVTFAVTREFDNLTEPSAYELLLEPAPQPATSSGNNRRLLQVRPIGSGGGTLNLNKINYNGTISYLRLGSDGSLKAYSYFPAATYLKWEESFSFFSTYFVRQCGLPSFCGDYGYCDRGMCIACPTPKGLLGWSDECAPPKTTQFCSGGKGKTVNYYKIVGVEHFTGPYVNDGQGPTSVNDCKAKCDGDCKCLGYFYKEKDKKCLLAPLLGTLIKDTNASSVAYIKY, encoded by the coding sequence ATGTCACGATTTCATATCTTATTAGTAACTTTAGCACTTGCCATTGCCACTGTTTCAGTGGTTATAGCTCATGTCCCTCCGGAGAAACAATTCAGAGTTGTCAACGATGGCGAGTTCGGCGAATACATCACCGAGTACGACGCCAGTTACCGCTTCATCGAATCATCAAACCAGAGCTTCTTCACATCACCGTTCCAACTCTTGTTTTACAATACTACCCCTAGCGCCTATGTCTTAGCTCTCCGAGTCGGACTCAGGCGCGACGAGTCTCTCATGCGCTGGATCTGGGACGCCAACCGGAACAGTCCTGTCGGAGAAAACGCAACGCTCTCGCTCGGTCGCAACGGAAACCTCGTCCTCGCTGAAGCAGACGGACGAGTCAAGTGGCAGACTAACACAGCTAACAAAGGCGTCACAGGGTTCCGAATCCTGCCCAACGGAAACATGGTGCTACACGACAAAAACGGCAAATTCGTCTGGCAGAGCTTCGATCACCCAACCGACACACTCCTCAACGGCCAGTCCCTAAAAGTCAACGGAGTCAACAAACTCGTCAGCCGAACATCTGACGTGGACGGCTCAGATGGTCCGTACAGCATGGTGCTTGATACCAAAGGTTTAACCATGTACGTTAACAAAACCGGTACGCCGTTAGTTTACGGCGGATGGACGGATCATGATTTCCGCGGCACCGTCACTTTCGCCGTTACACGAGAGTTCGATAATTTAACGGAGCCGTCAGCTTACGAGCTTCTCCTCGAACCCGCACCACAGCCCGCTACGAGCTCGGGTAATAACCGCCGGTTACTCCAAGTCAGACCAATCGGAAGCGGCGGAGGAACTTTAAAcctaaacaaaatcaattacaaCGGAACGATCTCGTATCTAAGACTCGGATCTGACGGGAGTCTCAAGGCTTACTCGTATTTCCCAGCCGCTACGTATCTCAAATGGGAAGAGAGTTTCTCGTTCTTCTCCACTTACTTCGTCCGTCAATGTGGCTTACCGTCGTTTTGCGGCGATTACGGTTACTGCGATCGTGGGATGTGCATCGCGTGCCCTACACCCAAAGGCTTACTCGGATGGAGTGATGAGTGCGCACCACCTAAAACGACGCAGTTTTGCAGCGGAGGTAAGGGTAAAACCGTCAATTACTACAAGATTGTTGGTGTTGAGCATTTTACTGGGCCGTATGTAAATGACGGACAAGGCCCAACTTCGGTAAATGATTGCAAGGCAAAGTGCGATGGTGATTGCAAGTGTTTGGGTTACTTCTACAAGGAGAAAGACAAGAAGTGTTTGCTTGCTCCTCTTCTTGGTACGCTCATCAAAGACACCAACGCTTCTTCTGTTGCTTACATCAAATACTAG
- the LOC104752308 gene encoding epidermis-specific secreted glycoprotein EP1-like, translating into MNYSITLALCFTLSNILIGAQAKVPVDDQFRVVNEGGYTDYSPIEYNPDVRGFVPFSDNFRLCFYNTTSNAYTLALRIGNRAQESTLRWVWEANRGSPVKENATLTFGEDGNLVLAEADGRVVWQTNTANKGVVGIKILENGNMVIYDSNGKFVWQSFDSPTDTLLVGQSLKRNGRTKLVSRLSPSVNANGPYSLVMETKKLVLYYTTNKTPKPIAYYEYEFFTKITQLQSMTFGAVEDSDTTWGLHMEGVDSGSQFNVSTFLSRPKHNATLSFLRLESDGNIRVWSYSTAATATAWDVTYTAFTNDDTDGNDECRIPEHCLGFGLCKKGQCNACPSDKGLLGWDETCKTPSLASCDPKTFHYFKIEGADSFMTKFNGGSSATESACGDKCTRDCKCLGFFYNRKSSRCWLGYELKTLTRTGDSSLVAYVKAPNANKKSTL; encoded by the exons ATGAATTACTCAATCACATTAGCTCTCTGCTTCACTCTCTCCAACATTTTGATCGGAGCACAAGCCAAAGTTCCCGTCGACGATCAATTCCGAGTGGTCAACGAAGGAGGATACACCGATTACAGTCCGATCGAATACAACCCCGACGTACGTGGCTTCGTCCCCTTCAGCGACAACTTCCGTCTCTGTTTCTACAACACAACCTCAAACGCATACACTCTCGCTCTTAGGATCGGAAACAGAGCCCAAGAATCTACTCTGAGATGGGTCTGGGAAGCAAACAGAGGCTCACCGGTCAAAGAAAACGCGACGTTGACTTTTGGAGAAGACGGAAACCTTGTACTTGCCGAAGCCGATGGTCGCGTGGTATGGCAAACGAACACAGCTAACAAAGGCGTCGTGGGGATTAAAATCTTGGAGAATGGCAATATGGTAATATACGACTCCAATGGAAAATTTGTATGGCAGAGCTTTGACTCTCCTACCGACACGCTTCTCGTCGGACAGTCTTTGAAACGCAACGGTCGGACCAAGCTCGTAAGCAGACTGTCTCCATCGGTCAACGCAAACGGACCGTACAGTCTCGTCATGGAAACCAAGAAGCTAGTCTTGTACTACACGACAAACAAAACTCCGAAACCAATCGCTTATTATGAATACGAATTCTTCACCAAGATTACACAATTACAGTCGATGACGTTCGGAGCCGTGGAGGATTCCGACACTACGTGGGGTCTACACATGGAGGGTGTGGACTCTGGTTCTCAATTCAACGTTTCGACGTTCCTCTCGCGGCCGAAACACAACGCGACGTTGAGTTTTCTTCGGTTAGAATCGGACGGAAACATCAGAGTTTGGAGTTACAGCACTGCAGCGACTGCGACTGCTTGGGACGTGACATACACGGCGTTTACCAACGACGACACTGACGGTAACGACGAGTGTAGGATCCCTGAGCATTGTTTGGGGTTCGGGTTGTGTAAGAAAG GTCAGTGTAACGCTTGTCCTAGCGACAAAGGGCTTCTTGGTTGGGATGAGACTTGTAAAACTCCGAGTCTCGCGAGTTGTGATCCCAAGACATTTCACTACTTCAAGATCGAAGGAGCTGATAGTTTTATGACAAAATTTAACGGTGGATCATCGGCAACGGAGAGTGCGTGTGGGGACAAGTGTACGAGAGATTGtaagtgtttagggtttttctacaATAGGAAGAGTTCGAGGTGTTGGTTGGGCTACGAGCTCAAGACATTGACTAGAACCGGAGATTCTTCGTTGGTTGCCTATGTCAAAGCTCCGAATGCTAACAAAAAGTCAACTCTTTGA